A region from the Vicia villosa cultivar HV-30 ecotype Madison, WI linkage group LG3, Vvil1.0, whole genome shotgun sequence genome encodes:
- the LOC131662343 gene encoding probable cytokinin riboside 5'-monophosphate phosphoribohydrolase LOGL3, with product MMGFSFAVSFGSDIVLLTRTTHQTRLINFTATHHNNNNKTLAFNFSNHNKPTPYTPIFASKHESIQFDERKSPNEVKEEIKQCYQLINRLGRGVVYLGSSRMDSTHSHYLQAQELAKEIASLLECTTWSGAGPGLMDAVTQGAMQAGKPVGGFKIGREAGEWTASNFHPYLPSENYLTCRFFSARKHGLVDAVVRNNSFDKTAVIALPGGIGTLDEMFEMLALIQLERIGSKHPVPFLLMNYDSFYSKLLDFLDVCENWGTVSKGEVASLWKVCNSNSEALTYLADFYRISSGDTSQKNETKLHSTHD from the exons ATGATGGGATTCTCGTTTGCAGTTTCATTTGGTTCCGATATTGTGCTGCTCACAAGAACCACTCACCAAACCAGATTAATCAACTTCACAGCAacacaccacaacaacaacaacaaaaccctTGCTTTCAACTTCTCTAACCATAATAAACCCACTCCTTACACACCAATTTTCGCATCAAAGCATGAATCCATTCAATTTGATGAGAGGAAGAGCCCAAATGAG GTTAAAGAAGAGATCAAACAATGTTATCAACTCATAAACAGATTAGGAAGAGGAGTTGTGTATCTGGGTTCTTCTAGAATGGACTCCACCCATTCGCATTATCTACAAGCACAAGAATTAGCTAAAGAG ATAGCAAGTCTTTTGGAATGCACTACATGGTCGGGGGCTGGACCGGGACTAATGGATGCTGTTACTCAAGGTGCTATGCAGGCAGGGAAACCTGTTGGTGGATTCAAGATAGGAAGAGAAGCCGGGGAATGGACAGCATCCAACTTTCATCCGTACTTACCATCCGAAAACTACCTTACCTGCAG GTTTTTCTCTGCAAGGAAGCACGGGCTGGTCGATGCTGTCGTGAGGAACAATTCATTTGATAAAACTGCTGTTATTGCCCTTCCTGGTGGGATTGGTACTCTAGACGAGATGTTCGAGATGCTGGCATTAATTCAACTAGAACGAATTGGATCAAAGCACCCTGTTCCCTTCCTGTTGATGAACTACGATTCGTTTTATTCAAAACTTCTGGACTTTTTAGATGTTTGTGAGAATTGGGGAACTGTCTCTAAAGGAGAGGTTGCATCATTGTGGAAGGTTTGTAATAGCaactcagaagctttgacttacCTTGCAGATTTCTACCGCATTTCTTCCGGTGATACAAGTCAGAAGAATGAAACTAAATTGCATAGTACACATGATTAG